TTGTGCTGGAGTGGCTGGGTGAGCCATATCAACTGTGCCGTGTAGACCCAGCAGTGCGTGCCGGAGAAACGTTTCGTCGAGTCAATCCCCAAGGTAAAGTGCCTGCTTTACGTACAGGCAGCAGATTTGTGGCAGAAAATAGCGCTGTTTTGCTGCATTTAGCAGAACGACAGCCAGATAAAGGGCTTGTGCCACCGATCGGCTCAGCCGATCGCGATTCGCTGCACCAATGGCTTTCTTACTTGGGAAGTGGCTTTCACGTTGCCTTTTACCCCTACTTTGTCGCCTTCCGCTACGTAAAAGACGAAGCATCCTATCCCTCAGTCAAAGAGGCAGCAGTAGAGCAAATTAAGAAGCAGTTCGCCTTCGTGAACGATAATTTGGAAGGCCACGAGTATCTACTCAACGGCACGCGCAGCGTACTCGATCCGTACCTTTATGCTATGTCCCGCTGGGGAAAACGCTTGTTCGATGTAGCGAGCGAGTTTCCCAATGTGGCACGCCATCAGGAAATGATGGAACAAGAGCCAGCAGTCCAATTTGCGCTCTCCACGGAAAAGGCTGAGGCGGCAACTTCGCCTAGCGGCGCTTTCCAAGGACACGTCAATCTTGACGAAGCGGCAAACTGAGGCTGAAAAAGCATTTTAGATTTTGGATTTTGGATTGGCTGGGCTTTGAATATTGTAGAGACGTTTTATGAAACATCTCTACAATATTCGTCAAAATTTTTTGATGATTGCCCTTAAAATGGGAGGCTTGAAACCCCTTTGTTTAGATC
The sequence above is a segment of the Aerosakkonema funiforme FACHB-1375 genome. Coding sequences within it:
- a CDS encoding glutathione S-transferase family protein, which translates into the protein MDILYFYSPGACSLSGQVVLEWLGEPYQLCRVDPAVRAGETFRRVNPQGKVPALRTGSRFVAENSAVLLHLAERQPDKGLVPPIGSADRDSLHQWLSYLGSGFHVAFYPYFVAFRYVKDEASYPSVKEAAVEQIKKQFAFVNDNLEGHEYLLNGTRSVLDPYLYAMSRWGKRLFDVASEFPNVARHQEMMEQEPAVQFALSTEKAEAATSPSGAFQGHVNLDEAAN